One segment of Carassius auratus strain Wakin unplaced genomic scaffold, ASM336829v1 scaf_tig00216461, whole genome shotgun sequence DNA contains the following:
- the LOC113098267 gene encoding ras-related protein Rab-30-like, whose translation MEDYDYLFKIVLIGNAGVGKTCLVRRFTQGLFPPGQGATIGVDFMIKTVEIKGVKVKLQIWDTAGQERFRSITQSYYRSANALILTYDITCEDSFRCLPEWLREIEQYANNQVVTILVGNKIDLADNREVHRQRAEEFAEAQSMLYLETSAKESDNVEKLFLDLACELIREAKQNTLDNNDSTPMPGEGKNISYLSCCSIN comes from the exons ATGGAAGATTATGATTACTTATTCAAAATTGTGCTGATAGGAAATGCAGGAGTGGGCAAAACCTGCCTCGTCCGACGCTTCACTCAG GGGCTGTTCCCTCCTGGACAAGGTGCCACCATTGGAGTTGATTTCATGATTAAAACTGTGGAAATAAAAGGAGTGAAAGTGAAG CTCCAGATCTGGGACACGGCCGGGCAGGAGCGGTTCCGCTCAATTACCCAGAGTTACTACCGCAGTGCCAATGCCCTCATTCTCACCTACGACATCACCTGTGAAGATTCCTTCCGGTGCCTTCCTGAGTGGCTGAGGGAGATCGAACAGTATGCCAACAACCAAGTAGTGACAATCTTAGTAG GGAATAAGATAGACCTGGCCGATAATCGAGAAGTCCATCGGCAGCGAGCAGAGGAGTTTGCGGAGGCGCAGAGCATGCTTTATCTGGAGACCTCTGCCAAAGAATCGGACAACGTGGAGAAGCTCTTTCTGGATCTGGCCTGTGAACTGATCCGCGAGGCCAAGCAAAACACATTGGACAACAACGACTCCACTCCCATGCCTGGAGAAGGGAAAAACATCAGTTACTTGAGTTGCTGCAGCATAAACTAG